The Tenebrio molitor chromosome 2, icTenMoli1.1, whole genome shotgun sequence DNA segment CCTGAAACGAAATTTAGCTtaaccttaaaatttaaaaacaatcttATTTTGTGTGGTaaataacaaacaacaaagttaaagaacgtCAAATTGAAAATGGCCAAAGTTGAATTGTTCCAAGGAACAAGACCTCTGCGAATTTTAACTagataattttgacaaaaaatatgttttatgtatttttgccATTACACAACTTTGTTTGGTTTCTTCTTGCGAACGCAATCATTCAAAGAACATTTTGACTATGGTACGACGCCGcacaaatgaaaatatgtcTAAAGAAACATTAAACAATTTAGAATTTACCATTATCAGTATTTGATTAGTATTCTGTATTGGTGACACATTACAAGTTAATACTCGTAGAAGTACCCAATAATTAGTTGCATTAGTACTGCAGTACTGAGTACAGTAATACTGTCCTACTGTAATACTGtaataatacagggtcattataaatgattgtcccatcgtaggtggctgtgcgctatggtttaggtgcgccgctacgcccactagtGTTAcaatagctattaagacaacaagggttttatagacgatttaaaaatcgaaatcgtagtttaaatcagagcgaccgcagggagcgaggatttaatagatcgagatttttaaactataaaacacgcgttgtcttcaagattttttctaacactaacatcttatcagaaattttaataaattcagaaattattcgaggcgcgtcacaattcacaaaatgcggaggttgccgtgggtactatggtaataatatcaacaaatttggaaaaaaacaattttcatcgttgaaatgtgccaaaacgttccagaagaaataagaaaaaaggggcaacttgttaccaatgaagtctaaaagtgcatacgaaaagatgtatgtttcgtttcaaggccggaacaataaaaaaagcatcacggaggtaacggaagatgtcattttggcttttcttgatatggagtaagtgtgtagaacttcattaaaagttaattcacactacggcaagaatcatttgaagaaaatgtaaagattgccagttttcgatggccgggcacttgcattggatgaaacagcagaagttgaagaagaagatgaagaacaagagcacgaagctaatatggcagttccaattcaataattgtacttttcacttttgtgataattactgtaaaaatgataaataaaatgttacttgaataatatgtgtgagcgtattttatgactctataagatacgttgctattgacgacgtgttttatagagaaaagcgtattttatgggaaacataagctgtgagctcaaatgcaccatggaaacagtataagatattagtgttagaaaaacatttataatgaccccgtactAATTGAACCAATCAAACTAGTCAGTATCAAGTTCTCTTTTTGAATTGTCTTCATTGAAAAATGTACCTATCtgtggaaatattttcttttagaTTCAACTAAAGCCCACCACCAGCCCTGTATAATCTCCCTAGAGGTATGGCTTTCCCTTTAACGGCTTAATCACAATCTGTTGTAGAagagtaataaataactaataaactaataaatatgaaccagaattttttgcgaCCACCCGATGCCAAACGTCTAGAAAGAGACAGGTAAGTGACCAATTAAGCCATATCTTTAGGGCAGCTATATACCTTCCACGAAGGGCTATTTCTTGGGCCTCAGGGAAAGAAGCGACGATGCACAGGTGTGGAAACTTATACACACTTATAGCGTATAGTACAGGAATTCCTTTTTCGCTTTTATGGCAGGGACCATGGTGTAAACGTTAAACACCACAAACAATTAGGCTGTAAATAtctgcaccccttcgaacacAGCCGAACAGATGAACTATATTATTTATGGCAGCtcagtctaatggtttgtggtactttGGTATTGTTGGAGTATTTATGGTTTACACCATGGTCCCTGCCATAAAAGCGAAAAAGGAATTCCCGCACTATAACAAGAAacaatgaaattatttctcACATAAGAGGTAAAGATTTAGAAATTCGAGAAATATtaaggaaaaaattattatagaatgtcaaaatataaatttagcTTCTCCATTATTGAAGAAAGGAACAATGACAACGATTACCTAATAACAGGGACCTGTTTAATCTTCTTCTTCATCGGTGAATAAATTTGGTATGCTGCTTCGTTtgtgttttgtattttttggaGGGGTTTCCGTATTTTTCATTAACTACAGATTTTACTTTATTACATCTAGACGGATTTAGGTATCATTGGATCTAATCTTTCctttctaataaatttacttgatgacttatttaattaattgttattcaCCTTTTAATTACTAATTGATTTAACCATTTAAACAGTTACTTTAATAACGACTATAAACAACTTCAACtgcatttattaattatataatATCCCATcttgaaatgtaaaaaaaaaatattctgcaGATAGTCGACAGCGCAAGCGTTCAATCCCAACTTTGAGGGAGATTTACCGAGAGggaaaaatgaacataacatcaTTTAGTCATAAGAAAAATTGGGATGTCGGCGTTACGTCACAGTTGCGCTTGCGTAAcgtcagttttttttaaaccctTCAAAGTAGTTCATTTTAAATCGAATTTGAGATTTGTTTTTCCCAAATCTCATACTAATTTAACGATTGCCACATTTAAAAACCACAGTTTTGTGCTTTTACGTTATTGAAGCACTGTGTGCAGTTGCGTCGGAGCGGTGTTCCTTTCAAAGTATCCCGTGTTgatgtatttgttattttttaatttgaggttatgtatacACCATgtgcaagtttttttttaatattttgtgttatattgtcAATTTGAAGTGTTAGAAGAAGTAGAcagtgtttttaatttttttttaaattgtataatCAATGAGcccattaataaaaatgaaggaATTGAAATTGGAGCCTGAAGATTCTGGAACCGATTTTGATGAGGATGATGATGAAGATTGCGATACTGCGGAAAGTAACGAAAATGAGGAATTATTTCAACAGTGCCCTTTAATTTCACAGTGTCGTGTTGGTTCGAAAAAGAAGTACATTTTACAAGTTGCAGGAACACTGTATGTtcaacaaatataattttaaagaattaCATGACTGTTTTTTAGAGAAAACAATCCAAATGTTGCAGTAGGTTTATCAGACTACACATGCGAAGTGTATAACTTGAGCAGTAATAAGTTTGCAAAATTAACAGTTTTTTCTGAACACAAAGATATAATTACAGaagttaaattttgtaatagtaATAGTAATTTACTTTATACGGGTTCACATGATGGAACTGTAAGATTGTGGGACCTTAGAGTACCAAAAAATAGCACTTTACAATTtaaaggtatttttttttccaacatgATGCATTCAATCCTACCAATTACATTGTAGATACTACTTTGACAAATGGCCAAGTTAAATTACTGAACAGCTTTGACATTGCACCAAATAACTTACTTTTAGCAGCAGGAACAAGTTTGTTTGAAGgtgatacatttttattgttttgggATGCAAGAAAAACTTCTCTATTGGGTGGTTATTGGGAATCACACACACGTGATGTAACACAAGTATTAGCTCATCATATTATTAAGTACTATTAAGTAATGGTCAGTTCTTAGGTGAAATTTCATCCTGATGattcaaacaaattaatatcagGAGCCACAGATGGGTTAATTAATATATATGACCTATCACAAAGCAGGGAAGATGATGCTTTGATAGATTCATTAAATACTGaatcatcaattgaaaaaCTAGGATGGTTACAACGGGGAGGAAAAGATGTGATCAGTTGTGTCACACCTACTGAAGATGTGCAGTTTTGGAAACTGGATGATGC contains these protein-coding regions:
- the LOC138124842 gene encoding WD repeat-containing protein 89; protein product: MSPLIKMKELKLEPEDSGTDFDEDDDEDCDTAESNENEELFQQCPLISQCRVGSKKKYILQVAGTLENNPNVAVGLSDYTCEVYNLSSNKFAKLTVFSEHKDIITEVKFCNSNSNLLYTGSHDGTVRLWDLRVPKNSTLQFKDTTLTNGQVKLLNSFDIAPNNLLLAAGTSLFEGDTFLLFWDARKTSLLGGYWESHTRDVTQVKFHPDDSNKLISGATDGLINIYDLSQSREDDALIDSLNTESSIEKLGWLQRGGKDVISCVTPTEDVQFWKLDDAQPYLHLRRCEIATEIHGITDSTYMVDVHEGLGCTLALAGSSDGGERLRGLSLAGDIVFPALGFPQNKQRVRASWFNSHTNLLLTGGEKGILNAWDVKINNYAMKREK